A stretch of Acidobacteriota bacterium DNA encodes these proteins:
- the secA gene encoding preprotein translocase subunit SecA: MFNSILTKIIGTKNERELKRLAPYVQRVGALEPEISKLSDAELKAKTAEFKEKLDQGATLEDILIEAFAVVREVAKRTLNMRHFDVQIMGGVVLHEGKIAEMATGEGKTLVATLPAYLNALTGKGVHIVTVNDYLARRDAEWMGPIYRFLGLSVGVIQTGMDDKERKEAYAADVTYGTNNEFGFDYLRDNMKYDLADYVQRGHHYAIVDEVDSILIDEARTPLIISGPAEKSGNLFYQANRVIPKLRKNIHYEVDEKHNTATFTEEGIRRAEEILGIENLYDPRYFDLLHALYQCLKAHTLFRRDRDYIVKDGKVIIVDEFTGRLMPGRRYSDGLHQALEAKEGVKIEEEYQTLATITFQNYFRMYEKLAGMTGTAATEALEFEKIYGLEVVVIPTNKPLRRTEYPDVIYRTEEEKFKAVVDEIERRHKKEVKVDGKVYRGQPVLVGTVSIEKSEKLSRMLKKRGINHVVLNAKHHEREAEIVAKAGQAGAVTISTNMAGRGTDIVLGGGVVHLGGLHVIGTERHEARRIDNQLRGRAGRQGDPGSSQFFLSLEDDLLRLFGMDRLRGILERLGMEEGVPIEHPAVTRAIERAQKQVEAQNFEIRKHLLEYDDVMNKQRITIYSLRRDILSGKNQREYVLELAEDIIDWLMDTYTNEEKDPRDWEVAEFKGQINHYFGISLDDINFDEINFPTLKEELKRRISEKYDAKVKKYGEELWRVHERLIMLQVVDSKWKDHLYAMDHLKEGIGLRGYAQRDPLIEYKREAYEMFQQMMERIEDEIVRYLFLMEPAIELEERKVFDTENLVYGATGGEETKRKPVKRKGKKVGRNDPCPCGSGKKYKKCCYLKGITYD; this comes from the coding sequence ATGTTTAACTCTATTCTTACCAAGATCATTGGCACAAAGAACGAGCGGGAGCTCAAGCGGTTGGCTCCTTATGTCCAGCGGGTGGGAGCCCTTGAGCCTGAGATATCCAAGTTGTCCGATGCCGAACTCAAGGCAAAGACAGCTGAGTTCAAGGAGAAACTCGATCAGGGGGCGACCCTCGAGGATATCCTGATAGAGGCTTTTGCTGTTGTCCGTGAGGTGGCGAAGCGGACCCTCAATATGCGTCATTTCGATGTCCAGATAATGGGAGGAGTGGTGCTTCATGAGGGAAAGATCGCCGAGATGGCGACCGGTGAAGGGAAGACCTTGGTTGCCACCCTTCCTGCCTATTTGAATGCTTTGACCGGGAAAGGGGTTCATATCGTTACCGTAAACGATTACCTTGCCCGGCGTGACGCGGAGTGGATGGGACCGATATACCGTTTCCTCGGGCTCTCGGTGGGGGTGATCCAGACGGGGATGGACGATAAAGAACGGAAGGAGGCTTATGCTGCCGATGTCACCTATGGCACCAATAACGAGTTCGGCTTCGATTATCTCCGGGACAATATGAAGTACGATCTTGCTGACTATGTCCAGCGGGGGCACCATTACGCCATAGTGGATGAGGTGGATAGTATCCTGATAGATGAAGCTCGTACCCCGCTTATTATTTCGGGACCGGCGGAGAAATCGGGGAATCTGTTCTACCAGGCGAATCGGGTTATCCCTAAACTTCGAAAGAACATCCACTACGAGGTGGATGAAAAGCACAATACCGCCACCTTCACCGAGGAGGGGATCCGTCGGGCTGAGGAGATCCTTGGCATTGAGAACCTTTATGACCCTCGCTATTTCGACCTTCTCCATGCCCTTTATCAGTGCCTGAAGGCGCATACCCTGTTTCGGCGAGACCGGGACTACATAGTCAAGGATGGAAAGGTGATCATCGTCGATGAGTTCACGGGAAGGCTTATGCCAGGAAGAAGGTACTCCGATGGGCTCCATCAGGCGCTCGAGGCGAAGGAGGGGGTGAAGATAGAAGAGGAGTATCAGACCTTAGCCACCATAACCTTCCAGAACTACTTCCGGATGTACGAGAAGCTCGCCGGGATGACCGGTACTGCAGCGACCGAGGCTCTCGAGTTCGAGAAGATATATGGACTTGAGGTGGTGGTGATTCCTACCAATAAACCGCTTCGCCGCACCGAGTACCCCGATGTGATCTACCGGACCGAGGAGGAGAAGTTCAAGGCGGTGGTCGATGAGATAGAACGGAGACACAAGAAAGAGGTGAAGGTTGATGGCAAGGTCTATCGGGGACAGCCGGTGCTCGTTGGTACCGTATCGATAGAGAAATCGGAGAAATTGAGCAGAATGCTCAAAAAGCGGGGGATAAATCATGTCGTCCTCAACGCCAAACATCACGAGCGGGAGGCGGAGATAGTGGCGAAGGCGGGGCAGGCGGGTGCGGTTACCATCTCCACCAATATGGCTGGGCGAGGTACCGATATCGTACTTGGCGGAGGGGTGGTCCATTTAGGCGGTCTCCATGTCATCGGTACCGAGAGGCACGAGGCGAGGAGGATAGACAATCAGCTTCGGGGAAGGGCAGGTCGTCAGGGGGATCCGGGAAGCTCCCAGTTTTTCCTCTCGTTGGAGGACGATCTTCTCCGCCTTTTCGGAATGGACCGGCTAAGGGGCATCCTTGAACGGCTGGGAATGGAGGAGGGGGTTCCGATAGAGCATCCGGCGGTTACCCGTGCCATTGAGCGGGCGCAGAAGCAGGTAGAGGCGCAGAACTTTGAGATAAGGAAGCACCTCCTCGAGTACGACGATGTGATGAACAAGCAGCGGATCACTATCTACTCCCTCCGTCGGGACATCCTGAGCGGGAAGAACCAGCGGGAGTATGTGCTTGAGCTCGCCGAGGACATCATCGATTGGTTGATGGATACCTATACCAACGAGGAGAAGGACCCCCGGGATTGGGAGGTGGCGGAGTTCAAGGGACAGATCAACCATTATTTCGGGATCTCCCTGGACGATATCAATTTCGATGAGATCAATTTCCCCACCCTTAAGGAGGAGCTCAAACGGAGGATAAGCGAGAAGTACGATGCCAAGGTGAAGAAGTACGGCGAGGAGTTGTGGCGGGTACATGAGCGGTTGATTATGCTTCAGGTAGTTGATTCCAAGTGGAAGGATCATCTCTATGCAATGGACCACCTAAAGGAGGGGATCGGCTTAAGGGGTTATGCTCAACGCGATCCGCTCATCGAGTACAAGCGAGAGGCGTACGAGATGTTCCAGCAGATGATGGAGCGGATAGAGGATGAGATCGTCCGTTATCTCTTCCTGATGGAGCCGGCGATTGAACTTGAAGAACGAAAGGTATTCGACACCGAGAACCTGGTGTACGGGGCAACTGGTGGAGAGGAGACGAAGAGGAAGCCGGTGAAGAGGAAGGGTAAGAAGGTGGGAAGGAACGATCCCTGTCCTTGCGGGAGTGGGAAGAAATACAAGAAGTGTTGTTATCTTAAGGGGATAACCTACGATTAA
- a CDS encoding M23 family metallopeptidase: protein MRERFYNIIVIPHASAKFRKIRVPFRLIVAGGVLVGVIFILLGFFVYNYVEMKVRVKELDRYTAENQRLKAENHRYEVSTRFLSKKIAEMEAYTKKLNTIAGIDPNQEMVKYGGVGDLGDLSNGGNNKNVLEEELPALKRKTFELERNFHYLMKFYEKQTLLLASTPSIWPTRGYISSPFGYRKDPFTGQTEFHKGIDIATRIGNPIVAPADGIVIKAGTGGGYGNVVIIKHRFGFVTRYGHLLKFVVRAGQKVKRGQIIGYVGNTGRSIGPHLHYEVLRNGKPVNPLHYILEKYKVF from the coding sequence ATGAGGGAGAGGTTTTATAACATCATAGTTATCCCTCACGCGTCAGCCAAATTCCGCAAGATTAGGGTACCCTTCCGACTTATTGTGGCTGGCGGTGTGTTGGTGGGAGTAATATTCATTCTTCTCGGCTTCTTTGTTTACAATTATGTTGAGATGAAGGTTAGGGTCAAAGAGCTCGATAGGTACACTGCTGAGAACCAACGGCTGAAGGCAGAAAATCATCGCTACGAGGTCTCGACCAGGTTCTTGAGTAAGAAGATCGCGGAGATGGAGGCTTATACTAAGAAGCTCAACACTATTGCAGGTATTGATCCCAATCAGGAGATGGTGAAGTATGGCGGGGTGGGTGATTTGGGCGATCTCTCCAATGGGGGAAATAACAAGAATGTATTGGAGGAAGAACTTCCTGCTCTGAAGAGGAAGACCTTCGAGCTTGAGCGGAATTTCCATTATCTGATGAAGTTTTACGAGAAGCAAACCCTTCTTTTAGCCTCAACCCCTTCCATTTGGCCCACCAGGGGGTATATTTCCTCTCCTTTTGGCTATCGGAAAGATCCCTTCACTGGGCAGACCGAGTTTCATAAGGGGATCGACATCGCTACCAGGATAGGAAACCCCATAGTTGCTCCTGCCGATGGGATCGTAATCAAGGCGGGGACCGGTGGTGGTTATGGTAATGTGGTCATCATAAAGCACCGCTTTGGCTTCGTTACCCGATATGGTCATCTATTAAAGTTTGTGGTTCGGGCAGGACAGAAGGTGAAACGGGGACAGATTATTGGCTATGTGGGAAATACGGGAAGGAGTATCGGTCCTCACCTTCACTACGAGGTGTTGAGAAACGGCAAGCCGGTGAATCCGCTTCACTATATCTTGGAAAAATATAAGGTATTTTAG
- a CDS encoding DNA internalization-related competence protein ComEC/Rec2 yields MKQPLFPLAISLISGIIFARYLPFNPYIFLFLLFFVLFLAIFSFFRGVSWYLFSFILIFFFLAGSLAYYSTLVLPEDHLISLIRKGEIDVKKSYDFSAVVVDEPERAFGKLYLTVELRNIFLREKVIPVRGKGRIIVRFTRWSREEAKEFFYGDVIRTTARFYLPQGRRNRWGFDYREYLHSKGLYFTCYAKSPFAIEIKERGKGSPLLAPFLRLRRFFSRAVERHFVTGRGWLTTEGALIKAMTIGEREMVPHWVERMMRELGIYHLLAISGLHIGIISYFLYFLLLKGFRLSDRISSFVLLIIIVFYALLLPARPSILRASLMAGIYLLGRVIGREGSLLGALSLSAIIVLLIDPRSLFTLGFKLSYLATLSIALLSQRIVPYLRFLPRRFAEITAISLSAQIGVLPILLLYFDIVSPLSFPATLIAFPLVGAIIFGGGIFYLLSIISGSASLVMGVLLSTITSLFLKVVSFLSHYSFAYYLPTPFLFVVAGYYLALVFLLFSKRKKVFLVGFVVFLLLLITYPFPQQASSELNIVFFDVGKGESILIRFPGRKVMLIDGGGSEGDNGATGELTIAPYLFHLGIRRIDYLVASHFHTDHVNGLFPLIERFEIGEFFMGNGPREIINYRRLMKVVARKNIPIRKLKRGDELTIAGVRIEVLNPSPDPYVSLAEENDDSLVFKITMGKVKVLLPADIGGKKERELVALYRDELRSHILKAAHHGAEDSNTEPFLKEVSPRAIVVTGWVKSRGRRLSGVVKDRFQRLPALIKTTGEEGEVDVEIDGVGFWITPYRPKFFDDF; encoded by the coding sequence ATGAAGCAACCGTTATTTCCTCTCGCGATAAGCCTTATTTCGGGGATAATATTCGCCCGTTATCTCCCGTTTAACCCTTATATTTTCCTTTTTCTTCTATTTTTTGTTCTTTTCCTTGCCATTTTCTCTTTTTTTAGGGGAGTTAGCTGGTACCTCTTTAGTTTCATTCTCATTTTCTTCTTTCTCGCCGGTTCCCTCGCCTATTATTCTACCCTCGTTCTTCCAGAGGATCATTTGATCTCCCTCATTCGAAAAGGGGAGATAGATGTGAAGAAGTCGTACGATTTCTCCGCAGTGGTGGTCGATGAGCCGGAGAGAGCATTTGGCAAGCTATATCTCACGGTGGAGCTGAGGAATATATTTCTCAGGGAGAAGGTGATACCGGTGAGGGGTAAAGGGCGGATCATCGTGAGGTTTACCCGATGGTCTCGAGAAGAAGCAAAGGAGTTCTTCTATGGCGATGTGATAAGGACAACCGCCCGCTTCTACCTTCCTCAGGGAAGGAGGAATAGATGGGGCTTTGATTATCGGGAATACCTTCATTCAAAAGGGCTTTACTTCACCTGCTACGCCAAGAGCCCTTTCGCCATCGAGATAAAGGAACGGGGGAAAGGAAGTCCGCTTCTTGCTCCGTTTCTGCGGTTGCGGAGGTTCTTCTCCCGTGCGGTTGAGAGACATTTCGTCACTGGTAGAGGGTGGCTCACCACTGAAGGGGCACTGATAAAAGCGATGACCATCGGGGAAAGGGAGATGGTTCCCCATTGGGTGGAGCGGATGATGCGGGAGCTCGGCATATATCATCTACTCGCCATATCAGGGCTACATATCGGTATCATCAGCTATTTTCTTTATTTTCTACTTCTTAAAGGCTTTCGCCTGAGCGATAGGATATCCTCCTTTGTTCTTCTCATCATCATCGTATTTTATGCCCTTCTCCTCCCTGCCCGCCCCTCAATCCTCAGGGCAAGCTTGATGGCTGGTATCTATCTCTTAGGAAGGGTCATCGGGAGGGAAGGGAGTCTCCTTGGTGCGCTTTCCCTTTCCGCCATTATCGTTCTTCTCATTGATCCCCGATCCCTTTTCACCCTGGGCTTCAAGTTGAGTTACTTGGCTACCCTGTCCATTGCTCTCCTTTCCCAGCGGATTGTTCCCTATTTGCGCTTTCTTCCCCGGCGCTTTGCCGAGATAACCGCCATTTCCCTCTCCGCCCAGATCGGGGTCTTGCCCATCCTTCTTCTTTATTTTGACATCGTCTCCCCTCTCTCCTTTCCGGCGACCCTCATCGCTTTTCCCCTCGTTGGCGCCATTATATTCGGGGGAGGTATCTTTTATCTCCTTTCGATTATTAGCGGGAGCGCCTCGTTGGTAATGGGAGTCCTTCTTTCCACCATCACCTCATTATTTCTTAAAGTTGTTTCTTTCCTTTCCCATTATTCTTTTGCCTATTATCTCCCCACCCCGTTCTTATTTGTGGTGGCTGGTTACTATCTCGCCCTTGTCTTCCTCCTTTTTTCAAAAAGGAAGAAAGTTTTTCTCGTCGGTTTTGTCGTTTTCCTTTTACTTCTCATAACCTATCCCTTCCCGCAACAGGCTTCCTCAGAACTTAACATCGTTTTTTTTGATGTGGGGAAGGGGGAATCGATCCTCATTCGATTCCCGGGGAGAAAGGTGATGCTCATCGACGGTGGAGGATCGGAAGGGGATAATGGGGCTACCGGGGAACTGACCATTGCCCCTTATCTTTTTCACCTGGGGATAAGGAGAATAGATTACCTCGTCGCCTCTCACTTTCATACCGACCATGTGAATGGGCTTTTCCCCCTCATTGAGAGATTTGAGATCGGTGAGTTCTTTATGGGCAATGGACCTCGAGAGATAATAAATTACCGTAGACTGATGAAGGTTGTTGCCCGGAAGAATATTCCCATCAGGAAGCTTAAGCGGGGAGATGAGCTTACGATCGCGGGGGTGAGGATTGAGGTGTTGAACCCATCGCCTGATCCTTATGTCTCTTTGGCGGAGGAAAATGACGATTCGCTCGTGTTCAAGATCACTATGGGGAAGGTGAAGGTGCTTCTTCCCGCCGATATTGGGGGAAAGAAAGAGCGGGAATTGGTGGCTCTATATAGGGATGAGCTTCGGTCGCATATACTGAAGGCAGCCCACCATGGGGCAGAGGATTCCAATACCGAGCCTTTCTTGAAGGAGGTCTCTCCGAGGGCGATAGTGGTTACGGGCTGGGTAAAGTCGAGAGGGAGAAGGCTTTCAGGGGTGGTAAAAGATCGATTCCAGAGGCTACCCGCTCTTATTAAGACAACGGGTGAAGAGGGGGAGGTGGATGTGGAGATCGATGGGGTTGGTTTTTGGATAACCCCCTATCGCCCGAAATTTTTTGATGATTTTTAA
- a CDS encoding low molecular weight protein arginine phosphatase, with translation MRILFVCTGNVCRSPLAEAYFRRFAPFYGLSSVEVASAGISPLEGQGVEEEGRRLSQEMGFDLSNHRARQLSEELIKDADLVLVMERGQRELLSSLFPQYRDRVKLLSSFARDGAANPDIPDAYQGTLDEYRETFRRIKEAVDGLFRFLSLAHKRKPDG, from the coding sequence TTGAGGATACTCTTCGTTTGCACGGGAAATGTTTGCAGAAGCCCGTTGGCTGAGGCTTATTTCAGGCGGTTTGCTCCATTTTACGGGCTTTCCTCAGTGGAGGTAGCCTCTGCCGGTATCTCCCCCCTTGAGGGGCAAGGTGTGGAAGAAGAGGGGAGGAGACTCTCTCAAGAGATGGGATTTGATCTCTCGAACCATCGGGCAAGACAGCTGAGCGAAGAGCTTATCAAGGATGCGGATCTGGTACTGGTTATGGAACGGGGGCAGAGGGAGCTTCTTTCTTCCCTTTTTCCTCAATATCGGGATAGGGTGAAACTTCTCTCTTCCTTCGCTCGGGATGGCGCAGCGAATCCGGACATACCCGATGCCTATCAGGGGACACTCGACGAATACCGGGAGACATTCCGTCGGATAAAGGAGGCGGTAGACGGGCTTTTTAGATTCCTTTCCCTTGCTCATAAGAGGAAGCCTGATGGATGA
- a CDS encoding ureidoglycolate lyase, with protein sequence MKIIKKILAEPISKVSCEDFAPFGEILDPHSTISIDLGEGMPTVEIFTAPFRSFSFSEMSRHVNSCQTFFPIEGKEFVIALAPPTDNDDPYAMPELDEIRAFVIDGAYCINLAKGCWHTTPFPFSYKTHIVSLQSKRTFEEDLDIKKLQVEFHIRLE encoded by the coding sequence ATGAAGATAATAAAGAAGATATTGGCAGAGCCCATAAGTAAGGTAAGCTGTGAAGATTTTGCCCCTTTTGGCGAGATATTGGACCCCCACAGCACCATAAGCATCGATCTGGGGGAGGGGATGCCCACGGTGGAGATATTCACCGCTCCTTTCCGGTCGTTTTCCTTCAGTGAGATGAGCAGACATGTCAACTCCTGTCAGACTTTCTTCCCTATAGAGGGGAAGGAGTTTGTAATTGCCCTTGCCCCTCCTACCGACAACGACGACCCCTATGCTATGCCTGAGCTCGATGAAATCCGGGCTTTCGTTATCGATGGTGCTTATTGCATCAACCTCGCAAAGGGATGCTGGCATACCACACCTTTCCCCTTCAGCTATAAGACGCATATCGTCTCCCTCCAGAGTAAGAGGACCTTCGAAGAGGACCTGGATATCAAGAAGTTGCAGGTGGAATTCCACATTCGTTTAGAGTAG
- the mutM gene encoding bifunctional DNA-formamidopyrimidine glycosylase/DNA-(apurinic or apyrimidinic site) lyase: MPELPEVENIVSELKDRLPGQMIAGIPLLRKGLVQGSSLPELKEKLLGTRIRNIHRRGKWIIIGLENNYSLLLHLRMTGRLIYSEELVLLRYLRLALRLEPSGFLLYQDLRRLGVMHLLFTKELEERAPLSKLGLEPLSSDFTVEKLGEILSSSRLTIRDFLMDQGKIAGIGNIYSAEILFIASISPFKRANELNEDETVRLHRAIIDVLSRAIKRKGTTISDYVTSAGVPGEFQNELKVYGRENEPCPKCGEKIMRVKYRGRSLYFCPRCQK; the protein is encoded by the coding sequence ATGCCTGAATTACCCGAGGTGGAAAACATCGTTTCCGAACTGAAGGATCGTCTTCCCGGACAAATGATCGCTGGGATCCCATTGCTGAGGAAGGGACTGGTTCAGGGAAGCTCCCTTCCTGAGCTCAAGGAGAAGCTCCTTGGGACGAGGATAAGGAATATCCACCGGCGAGGCAAATGGATCATCATAGGGCTCGAAAACAACTATTCACTCCTCCTCCATCTAAGGATGACCGGCAGGCTTATCTACTCGGAGGAACTCGTCCTCTTGCGTTATCTCCGGCTCGCTTTGAGGCTTGAGCCAAGCGGCTTCCTCCTCTACCAAGACCTTCGCCGGCTGGGGGTGATGCATCTTCTTTTCACCAAAGAGCTTGAAGAGAGAGCGCCATTATCTAAATTGGGATTAGAACCGTTATCCTCTGACTTCACGGTGGAGAAACTCGGCGAGATCCTTTCATCGTCCCGGCTCACCATCCGTGATTTCCTGATGGATCAAGGGAAAATAGCGGGAATAGGCAATATCTACTCGGCAGAGATCCTCTTTATCGCTTCCATCTCTCCGTTCAAACGGGCTAATGAGCTGAATGAGGATGAGACAGTCCGTCTCCACCGGGCGATAATAGATGTTCTCAGCCGAGCCATAAAGAGAAAGGGAACGACGATCTCCGATTATGTTACCTCTGCCGGCGTTCCCGGAGAATTCCAGAATGAACTCAAGGTTTACGGCAGGGAAAACGAACCCTGCCCTAAATGCGGAGAGAAGATAATGAGGGTAAAATACCGGGGGAGGAGCCTTTATTTTTGTCCAAGATGCCAGAAATAA
- the hemW gene encoding radical SAM family heme chaperone HemW, with product MENIGIYIHIPFCLSKCPYCHFYSIPYSEEKAKNLLNALMIESAKKRNAYPSATVDTIYLGGGTPSLLSPEEVRRIINGVKENFLLSEGAEITLEANPDDLNEKKLEGYLTSGVNRLSIGIQSFIDEELSLMGRRHGGKEGEEAFFSARRAGFSNINLDLIVGFPGGGRTNLKKTLEKAIALSPEHISAYLLELNNETRKKWEKLLPSEDEVAELYLMGVEIITSAGYNHYEISNFAREGYRSGHNLKYWEDKPYLGFGPSASSYDLSSRFTNCPDLSRYLKAMSEGRDCLSEKVELSEEKRAKEALIMGLRKREGVEIESFKERYGMDLSSLPSKLSPFFEEGLLEFAKGRLRLTLRGVLLSNEVFQGILSL from the coding sequence ATGGAAAATATCGGTATCTACATCCATATCCCCTTCTGCCTTTCAAAGTGCCCCTACTGCCATTTCTATTCCATCCCCTATTCGGAGGAGAAGGCGAAAAACCTTCTCAACGCCCTTATGATCGAGAGCGCGAAAAAGAGGAACGCTTACCCCTCTGCTACCGTCGATACCATCTATCTCGGTGGTGGTACCCCCTCTCTTCTCTCACCAGAGGAGGTCAGGAGGATAATAAACGGGGTGAAAGAGAACTTCCTTCTTTCGGAGGGAGCGGAGATAACCCTCGAGGCGAATCCGGACGATCTAAATGAGAAAAAACTCGAAGGATACCTCACCTCCGGGGTCAACAGGCTAAGCATCGGCATCCAGTCCTTTATCGACGAGGAATTGAGCTTGATGGGAAGAAGGCACGGAGGAAAAGAGGGGGAGGAGGCGTTTTTCTCCGCAAGGAGGGCAGGTTTTTCCAATATAAACCTCGATCTCATCGTAGGCTTTCCCGGAGGAGGAAGAACAAACCTCAAAAAAACCTTGGAAAAGGCGATAGCCCTCTCCCCAGAACACATCTCCGCCTATCTTTTAGAACTCAACAACGAAACGAGAAAGAAATGGGAAAAACTCCTTCCCTCGGAGGACGAGGTGGCGGAACTCTACCTTATGGGGGTGGAAATCATCACCTCAGCCGGCTATAATCATTATGAGATATCGAACTTTGCCAGGGAAGGATATCGTTCAGGGCACAACCTCAAATACTGGGAGGATAAACCGTACCTGGGGTTCGGTCCTTCTGCTTCCTCGTACGATCTTTCCTCCCGGTTCACCAATTGTCCGGATCTTTCTCGTTATCTGAAAGCGATGAGCGAGGGGAGGGACTGCCTTTCCGAAAAGGTTGAACTGAGCGAAGAAAAAAGGGCAAAGGAAGCGCTCATTATGGGGTTGAGGAAAAGGGAGGGGGTGGAAATAGAATCCTTTAAGGAACGCTATGGGATGGACCTATCCTCTCTACCTTCAAAGCTTTCCCCCTTTTTTGAAGAGGGGCTTCTCGAGTTCGCCAAAGGGAGGCTAAGGCTTACCCTTCGCGGGGTTCTTCTTTCCAATGAGGTCTTTCAAGGGATACTATCGCTATAA